One window of the Actinomyces procaprae genome contains the following:
- a CDS encoding DUF4145 domain-containing protein — protein MPSPINDAASEAYSCYSIRSYRAAILLARSVVEAVAKDQGITDGSLMSKINTLQERQLISPLVTETAHEIRHMGNEMAHGEFVQEVTEEECDDVLNFMSVLLDAVYQQPAKLTRFREQRQRRKAEGRD, from the coding sequence GTGCCTTCCCCGATTAACGATGCTGCGTCCGAGGCGTACTCCTGCTACTCCATCCGCTCCTACCGGGCTGCGATCCTGCTGGCGCGGTCGGTGGTGGAAGCGGTAGCCAAGGACCAGGGCATAACCGACGGCTCCCTGATGTCGAAGATCAACACGTTGCAGGAGCGGCAGCTCATCTCACCGCTGGTGACAGAGACAGCGCACGAGATCCGGCACATGGGCAACGAGATGGCTCACGGGGAGTTCGTCCAGGAAGTCACCGAGGAAGAGTGCGACGACGTCCTGAACTTCATGAGCGTGCTGCTCGACGCGGTATACCAGCAGCCCGCCAAGCTAACCCGCTTCCGTGAACAGCGCCAGCGGCGAAAGGCGGAAGGCCGCGACTAA
- a CDS encoding HNH endonuclease: MSFFQVDDAFAANAKAQALARRAMTGDMTGLAAIGLWTLAGSITQAKHADGFVDLLDLVSQTLNLDAAQALAGLLVEAGLWHGSGHECHRCPAVPEGKFYFHDWAMLRYERGEDAKLRQAKQSERNSQRLKDQVWARDRVREPGPNESERALCAYCLTEVARDDHRSERRPEVDHIDPELLGLDNLVVVCHACNRKKGSRRPAEAGMTLHVTERHRVDLARRGCHFEFVPGLAAPMWVVLDREAHGSGTPVVPSDPNLMPQDRPAGGPLTAQNTHDGTGPHAGAGSAPTATSGRGRGASGAEVNGSGTPVVPSDPNLGAAETPSGSSAGDLDEAPPPSADPEKIESPTRFSPDPPDPTESGLSRACARPHAGPRADARGRRQGRAGSGQGTGEEGARQGQGKAGHRQDKGGAQAGDGRAGQARARRRRHRRRQPKPPQEGAQS, encoded by the coding sequence CGCCGCGCCATGACCGGCGACATGACCGGCCTAGCAGCCATCGGCCTGTGGACGCTGGCCGGCTCAATCACCCAAGCCAAGCACGCCGACGGGTTCGTAGACCTCCTGGACCTGGTCTCCCAGACACTGAACCTCGACGCCGCCCAGGCGCTCGCGGGTCTGCTGGTGGAGGCGGGTTTGTGGCATGGGTCGGGGCATGAGTGCCACCGGTGCCCGGCGGTGCCGGAGGGGAAGTTCTACTTCCATGATTGGGCGATGCTCCGCTATGAGCGGGGCGAGGATGCCAAGCTGCGTCAGGCTAAGCAGTCTGAGCGCAATTCTCAGCGGCTCAAGGATCAGGTGTGGGCGCGGGACCGTGTGCGTGAGCCGGGGCCGAATGAGTCCGAGCGTGCGCTGTGCGCCTACTGCCTGACCGAGGTCGCCCGGGATGATCACCGCTCCGAGCGGCGCCCCGAGGTTGACCATATCGACCCTGAGCTGCTGGGCCTGGACAACCTCGTGGTCGTCTGCCACGCCTGCAACCGTAAGAAGGGCAGTCGCCGGCCCGCCGAGGCCGGCATGACCCTGCACGTCACCGAGCGGCACCGCGTCGATCTTGCTCGCCGCGGCTGCCACTTCGAGTTCGTCCCCGGCCTCGCCGCCCCCATGTGGGTGGTCCTGGATCGTGAGGCGCACGGTTCCGGCACCCCAGTGGTGCCGTCTGATCCGAACCTCATGCCCCAGGATCGCCCCGCAGGAGGGCCGCTGACGGCCCAGAACACCCACGATGGCACCGGACCCCACGCGGGGGCCGGGAGTGCCCCCACGGCCACATCAGGGCGTGGGCGCGGCGCCAGTGGTGCAGAGGTGAACGGCTCCGGCACCCCAGTGGTGCCGTCTGATCCGAACCTCGGTGCCGCCGAAACGCCGTCTGGGTCGTCTGCTGGCGATCTCGACGAGGCCCCGCCGCCGTCGGCCGATCCCGAGAAAATCGAGTCACCAACTCGATTTTCTCCCGATCCGCCAGACCCAACCGAATCTGGGCTCTCCCGGGCGTGCGCGCGCCCGCACGCGGGCCCCCGCGCGGACGCGCGCGGGCGCCGGCAGGGCAGGGCAGGGTCCGGGCAGGGCACTGGTGAGGAAGGGGCACGGCAGGGCCAGGGCAAGGCAGGGCACCGGCAGGACAAGGGCGGGGCTCAGGCAGGGGATGGCAGGGCAGGCCAGGCCAGGGCACGCCGCCGCCGACATCGCAGACGACAGCCCAAGCCACCACAGGAAGGGGCGCAGTCATGA
- a CDS encoding Gp19/Gp15/Gp42 family protein: protein MADDQQEQATELFATVADLEARWWALSGTEQARASVLLEDATDLIKASCPRWASATAATRRRIVCAMVKRAMAADQTADVAAGGYGVEPRGLVASETHTDGPFSDGFTYSNPEGGLFLRKAEAQLLGGRTGRAAEVDLLFSAVPR from the coding sequence ATGGCAGACGACCAGCAGGAGCAGGCCACGGAGCTGTTCGCGACCGTCGCCGACCTGGAGGCCCGGTGGTGGGCACTGTCCGGCACCGAGCAGGCCCGGGCCTCGGTGCTCCTGGAGGACGCCACGGACCTGATCAAGGCGTCCTGCCCCCGCTGGGCGTCAGCCACCGCGGCGACCCGGCGGCGGATCGTGTGCGCCATGGTCAAGCGGGCCATGGCCGCCGACCAGACCGCCGACGTCGCCGCCGGCGGCTACGGGGTCGAGCCTCGGGGCCTGGTCGCCTCCGAGACCCACACGGACGGCCCCTTCTCGGACGGGTTCACCTACTCCAACCCCGAGGGCGGCCTGTTCCTCCGGAAGGCGGAGGCACAGCTGCTCGGCGGCCGCACAGGCCGGGCAGCCGAGGTGGACCTGCTCTTCTCGGCGGTGCCCCGATGA
- a CDS encoding terminase, translating to MFAKHADGLYAAGIDGVQMSMPRQVGKTYTIGSAMFALCTLQPGLLVLWTAHRTRTADETFEYMQGIARRPSAARYIPVNGVRRANGEQQIRFHNGSRILFGAREGGFGRGFAGVDVLIFDEAQILGQRALDDMVPATNTSPNPLIIRMGTPPRPTDPSEAFTVFRRQALDGDLRDGLYVELGADDTADPSSRAQWRKANPSYPHRTPESSILRMKRQLGPESFRREGLGIWDPSLSDQAIGREAWKALTVEDAPLGARWCAAVRFAADGSTVALARAGREVMTRAQWRKAPKDRTRRVHVELCTEQGVRQMGHGVQWVVDYLVAHRDRWAQIVVDGKAGAGDLIERLRAEGIPAKVLWTPTAADVITAHAMFDAAVREQTLTHLQDPELEEEAAVVSRRRIGAGGGFGWQAPEGMTSAGLDAATLAAWAAKTTKRRPKTVATRRGVVMT from the coding sequence GTGTTCGCTAAGCACGCTGATGGCCTGTACGCGGCGGGTATCGATGGCGTGCAGATGTCCATGCCGCGGCAGGTCGGCAAGACCTACACGATCGGCTCGGCGATGTTCGCCCTGTGCACTTTGCAGCCGGGCCTGCTGGTGCTGTGGACCGCGCACCGCACCCGCACGGCTGATGAGACCTTCGAGTACATGCAGGGCATCGCCCGCCGCCCGTCGGCCGCCCGCTACATCCCCGTTAACGGGGTGCGCCGGGCGAACGGTGAGCAGCAGATCCGGTTCCACAACGGCTCCCGGATCCTGTTCGGCGCCAGGGAGGGCGGGTTCGGGCGCGGCTTCGCGGGCGTGGACGTGCTGATCTTCGACGAGGCTCAGATCCTGGGGCAGCGGGCTCTGGACGACATGGTGCCCGCCACGAACACCAGCCCCAACCCGCTGATCATCCGCATGGGCACGCCCCCGAGGCCCACGGACCCGTCCGAGGCATTCACTGTCTTCCGGCGGCAGGCGCTGGATGGGGACCTGCGGGACGGCCTGTACGTCGAGCTGGGTGCCGACGACACTGCGGACCCCAGCTCCCGCGCCCAGTGGCGCAAAGCCAACCCGTCCTACCCGCACCGCACCCCGGAGTCGTCGATCCTGCGGATGAAGCGGCAGCTGGGGCCTGAGTCCTTCCGCCGCGAGGGCCTGGGGATCTGGGACCCGTCCCTGTCGGACCAGGCGATCGGCCGGGAGGCGTGGAAGGCGCTGACGGTTGAGGACGCCCCGCTGGGTGCCCGCTGGTGCGCGGCGGTCCGCTTTGCGGCGGACGGGTCCACGGTGGCCCTCGCCCGCGCCGGCCGCGAGGTGATGACTCGCGCGCAGTGGCGCAAGGCTCCCAAGGACCGCACCCGCCGGGTGCATGTGGAGCTGTGCACCGAGCAGGGCGTGCGTCAGATGGGGCACGGCGTGCAGTGGGTGGTGGACTACCTGGTGGCTCACCGGGACCGGTGGGCGCAGATCGTGGTGGACGGCAAGGCCGGCGCCGGGGATCTGATCGAGCGGCTGCGAGCCGAGGGCATCCCGGCGAAGGTGCTGTGGACCCCGACTGCCGCGGACGTGATCACCGCCCACGCCATGTTCGATGCCGCGGTCCGTGAGCAGACCTTGACCCACTTGCAGGACCCGGAGCTTGAGGAGGAGGCCGCCGTGGTCTCCCGTCGCCGGATCGGCGCCGGGGGTGGGTTCGGCTGGCAGGCCCCCGAGGGCATGACTTCCGCCGGCCTGGACGCCGCCACCCTGGCGGCCTGGGCGGCCAAGACCACTAAGCGTCGTCCGAAGACTGTCGCGACCAGGAGAGGCGTGGTGATGACCTGA
- a CDS encoding SU10 major capsid protein produces MPGITGAGTTYNLPNYVGELFGTSPEDTPFLSAIGGLTGGVSAGATFFEWQTYDLRDADENRQRLEGAAAPEGEERVRRTVRNVLEIHQEAVEITYTKSAARAQRSTDGKAMVTIGSTTLPVDELSWQIEQQLKQIARDVEKSFLTGVLQDPDDNTQPRKTQGLISAITTNVVTVAGGSLTEDAVLDAFQKAWENGGLQEAETRTIIVGAALKRQLSKIFIKDNNYREETRNVGGVNLQTIETDFGRANIMLDRYVPADTLLVVSLEDCAPAFLEIPGKGHFFAEPLAKTGATDKVQLYGEIGLRYGNELHHAMVKVSA; encoded by the coding sequence ATGCCCGGAATCACTGGTGCTGGCACCACCTACAACCTGCCCAACTATGTGGGGGAGCTGTTCGGCACTTCCCCGGAGGACACCCCGTTCCTGTCCGCCATTGGTGGTCTGACTGGTGGCGTGTCTGCTGGTGCGACGTTCTTCGAGTGGCAGACCTACGACCTGCGGGACGCTGACGAGAACCGTCAGCGTCTTGAGGGCGCTGCCGCCCCCGAGGGGGAGGAGCGCGTGCGCCGCACGGTCCGCAACGTCCTGGAGATCCACCAGGAGGCTGTCGAGATCACCTACACCAAGTCCGCGGCCCGCGCGCAGCGGTCCACCGACGGCAAGGCCATGGTGACGATCGGCTCCACCACCCTGCCCGTGGATGAGCTGTCCTGGCAGATTGAGCAGCAGCTCAAGCAGATTGCCCGGGACGTGGAGAAGTCCTTCCTGACCGGAGTGCTGCAGGACCCGGACGACAACACTCAGCCGCGCAAGACCCAGGGCCTGATCTCCGCGATCACCACGAACGTGGTCACCGTGGCCGGCGGCTCCCTGACCGAGGACGCGGTGCTTGACGCGTTCCAGAAGGCGTGGGAGAACGGCGGCCTGCAGGAGGCCGAGACCCGCACGATCATTGTCGGCGCGGCCCTCAAGCGGCAGCTGTCCAAGATCTTCATCAAGGACAACAACTACCGCGAGGAGACCCGCAACGTCGGCGGCGTCAACCTGCAGACCATCGAGACGGACTTCGGCCGGGCGAACATCATGCTCGACCGGTACGTTCCCGCCGACACCCTCCTGGTGGTCTCCCTTGAGGACTGCGCTCCCGCGTTCTTGGAGATCCCCGGCAAGGGTCACTTCTTCGCTGAGCCGCTGGCCAAGACCGGCGCCACCGACAAGGTGCAGCTGTACGGCGAGATCGGCCTGCGCTATGGCAACGAGCTGCACCACGCGATGGTGAAGGTCTCTGCCTGA
- a CDS encoding phage portal protein has protein sequence MTAAPLIVDVPTSVVGLSADDAELMGRLLTQWSRKASRNALRSRYRNMHQDLAWLGASIPEYMRHQLDVVCGWPDKAVTALASRCMWDGITAPSGQEDPFDLSGLLAANRFDVLVPELVDAELTFSCAFAVVMPGQEGTDDPPVVVTGADAQWATGLWDARRRHLEAGLVLDSRDDLGLPNGALLMTRTHVTRLARGDRGWTAIARMDHALGRVPMEPLAYRPSLGRPFGRSRISREVMSIVDRAVRAGYRTEVSSDLYAAPALLLLGADEEMFQDENGNPTPLWTWYMGRLKSLPKDEDGELPKLEVIPQQSMQPFLDVKRQLAAEFAASTNVPISSLGIVQDNPSSAEAIYAAKEDLVIEAQSLNRVNGHALARVIQDMVCIRDGTPTDRMPDDLTRVSARWRNPAMPSVVSQSDAMVKQIQAIPALADTDVALEELGYTGEQITRIRSQLRRAGARSVLDQLSSAGVDVTTPATAQAGASAGSVPVEGD, from the coding sequence ATGACGGCTGCGCCGCTGATCGTGGACGTGCCCACCAGCGTGGTGGGCCTGTCCGCCGACGACGCCGAGCTGATGGGCCGCCTGCTGACCCAGTGGTCCCGGAAGGCCTCTCGCAATGCGCTGCGGTCCCGCTACCGGAACATGCACCAGGACCTGGCGTGGCTGGGCGCGTCCATCCCGGAGTACATGCGCCACCAGCTCGACGTCGTGTGCGGCTGGCCGGACAAGGCCGTCACCGCCCTGGCCTCCCGCTGCATGTGGGACGGCATCACCGCCCCGTCCGGGCAGGAGGACCCCTTCGACCTGTCGGGCCTGCTGGCCGCGAACCGATTCGACGTGCTGGTCCCTGAGCTGGTCGACGCCGAGCTGACCTTCTCCTGCGCCTTCGCCGTCGTCATGCCGGGGCAGGAGGGTACGGACGACCCGCCTGTGGTGGTCACCGGCGCCGACGCCCAGTGGGCCACCGGCCTGTGGGACGCCCGCCGCCGCCACCTTGAGGCCGGCCTGGTGCTGGACTCCCGGGACGACCTGGGCCTCCCCAACGGCGCCCTGCTAATGACTCGCACGCACGTGACCCGCCTCGCCCGAGGCGACCGCGGGTGGACGGCTATCGCCCGCATGGACCACGCCCTCGGGCGCGTCCCGATGGAGCCCCTGGCCTACCGGCCCTCCCTGGGCCGCCCCTTCGGCCGCTCCCGCATCAGCCGCGAGGTCATGTCCATCGTGGACCGCGCCGTGCGCGCCGGCTACCGCACCGAGGTCTCCTCCGACCTGTACGCCGCCCCCGCGCTCCTGCTCCTGGGCGCCGACGAGGAGATGTTCCAGGACGAGAACGGCAATCCAACGCCCCTGTGGACCTGGTACATGGGCCGCCTCAAGTCCCTGCCGAAGGACGAGGACGGCGAGCTGCCCAAGCTTGAGGTCATCCCACAGCAGTCCATGCAGCCCTTTCTCGACGTCAAGCGCCAGCTCGCCGCCGAGTTCGCCGCATCCACCAACGTGCCCATCTCCTCCCTCGGCATCGTCCAGGACAACCCCTCATCCGCCGAGGCCATCTACGCCGCCAAGGAAGACCTCGTAATCGAGGCCCAATCCCTCAACCGCGTCAACGGCCACGCCCTGGCCCGGGTCATCCAGGACATGGTGTGCATCCGCGATGGCACCCCCACAGACCGGATGCCCGACGACCTCACCCGCGTGTCCGCCCGCTGGCGCAACCCCGCCATGCCCTCGGTCGTCTCCCAGTCCGACGCCATGGTCAAGCAGATCCAGGCGATCCCTGCGCTCGCGGACACGGATGTGGCGCTGGAGGAGCTGGGGTACACGGGGGAGCAGATCACGCGGATCAGGTCTCAGCTGCGGCGTGCGGGCGCACGCTCGGTGCTGGACCAGCTCAGCTCCGCCGGCGTCGACGTCACCACGCCGGCCACGGCGCAGGCTGGTGCCTCCGCGGGATCTGTGCCGGTTGAGGGTGACTGA
- a CDS encoding HNH endonuclease, producing MATSRTGTTKWLHLAATVKRRARAAGLTRCPRCGVELDWAVGLTPRSAEVDHIVPWAQGGTDELENLQILCRSCNLRKGDGKVRSRKRRRRLPSPVRVRDTAESGDW from the coding sequence ATGGCGACCTCTCGCACTGGGACCACGAAGTGGCTGCACTTGGCCGCGACTGTCAAGCGCCGTGCTCGCGCGGCTGGGCTGACACGCTGCCCGCGCTGCGGCGTGGAGCTGGACTGGGCTGTGGGGCTGACTCCGAGGTCCGCTGAGGTGGACCACATCGTGCCCTGGGCACAGGGTGGCACGGACGAGTTGGAGAACCTGCAGATCCTGTGCCGCTCGTGCAATCTACGCAAGGGCGATGGTAAGGTCCGTTCCCGTAAGCGCCGTCGTCGGCTGCCCTCGCCGGTGAGGGTCCGGGACACCGCCGAGTCCGGCGACTGGTGA
- a CDS encoding EndoU domain-containing protein: protein MPDRASISRLSAAQRRAVTEAVRELDLFFAAAARAGWPPARIRDGLLEVFPALCQQYGDVVATAAAEWYEQARAAEIGGAYEAVLVEPVPLARLEGTVRAASRFVFAGDLAAARAMLEGGLQRHVMGQGRGTITRNAVRDNACRKWARVPSGPSTCAWCAMLASRGWVYATAESAGGDGNRYHDHCDCQVVPSWKAKDPSIAGYDPDGLKAKYDEARRIVVSSGQSPTAENIAAAMRKRYPGEFTDSPKTPAGKAGAATARRSASLDNTLQREAWDKHRAWVADRLAASGMAQSASRRLPPEALPSAPQSWPDDLPALTAKAWAHTLYGDRRGGGHGTGYGWIHGSSEFPSSWTPNDILRAAEQVLRSQAWPTSPAGIVEDTVNGIRVRVALRTNKRGVTRVASIIPVHNNAAGA, encoded by the coding sequence ATGCCGGATCGTGCGAGCATCAGCCGGCTGTCGGCGGCTCAGCGCCGGGCGGTGACCGAGGCGGTCAGGGAGCTGGACCTGTTCTTCGCGGCGGCTGCTCGGGCGGGGTGGCCGCCGGCGCGTATCCGGGACGGCCTGCTGGAGGTCTTCCCGGCGCTGTGCCAGCAGTACGGGGACGTGGTGGCTACGGCCGCTGCCGAGTGGTACGAGCAGGCCCGCGCCGCAGAGATAGGCGGGGCCTATGAGGCGGTGCTGGTTGAGCCGGTGCCCCTGGCCCGTCTTGAGGGGACCGTCCGGGCGGCGTCCCGCTTCGTGTTCGCCGGCGACCTGGCGGCGGCGCGCGCGATGCTTGAGGGTGGTCTGCAGCGCCACGTCATGGGGCAGGGGCGCGGCACGATCACCCGCAACGCGGTCCGGGACAATGCGTGCCGCAAGTGGGCGCGGGTGCCGTCCGGGCCGTCAACGTGCGCGTGGTGCGCGATGCTGGCCTCCCGCGGCTGGGTGTACGCCACCGCCGAGTCCGCCGGCGGGGACGGCAATCGATACCACGACCACTGCGACTGCCAGGTCGTGCCGTCCTGGAAGGCGAAGGACCCGAGCATCGCCGGGTACGACCCGGACGGGTTGAAGGCGAAGTATGACGAGGCGCGTCGCATCGTGGTGTCCTCTGGGCAGTCCCCGACGGCGGAGAACATCGCGGCCGCCATGCGCAAGCGCTACCCGGGCGAGTTCACCGACTCGCCCAAGACCCCGGCCGGCAAGGCGGGGGCGGCGACCGCTCGCCGCAGCGCCAGCCTGGACAACACGCTGCAGCGGGAGGCGTGGGACAAGCACCGCGCGTGGGTCGCGGACCGGCTGGCTGCCTCCGGCATGGCCCAGTCCGCGTCCCGCCGGCTGCCTCCCGAGGCCCTGCCCTCGGCTCCCCAGTCCTGGCCGGACGACCTGCCAGCCCTGACAGCCAAGGCATGGGCGCACACGCTCTACGGCGACCGCAGGGGCGGAGGCCATGGCACCGGGTACGGGTGGATACACGGGTCTAGCGAGTTCCCCTCGTCTTGGACCCCGAACGACATTCTCCGCGCGGCTGAACAGGTACTTCGATCCCAGGCATGGCCGACCAGCCCCGCCGGTATCGTCGAGGACACCGTCAACGGCATTCGCGTCCGTGTGGCACTGCGCACGAACAAGCGCGGTGTGACTCGGGTTGCGAGCATCATCCCCGTGCACAACAACGCGGCCGGCGCGTAG